The Candidatus Neomarinimicrobiota bacterium nucleotide sequence GGCGGAGTATTATTATGGGACTGGCTGAGAACAGCCGCCGCAAACCACCCCGCTTCACCGTGGATATCAATGCCTTCAAACAGTTCCAGCTGGGAGAAGGAGTTGTAAAGATTTCGACACAAATCTATAACCTATTTGATACCGATAATCCCTCCACAGTCTATTCTGACACCGGGGAAGCCGGGTACACTATCCGTCAGGTTCAGGTCACTCAAGCGGACAAGGGCTACTTCATCCGACCTGAATACTATGCTGAACCGCACCAGATATTGCTGGGAATCAGCTATGAATTTTAGTCTCTCCGGGCAAAGTAGGGTGATCCTCTCTCAACTCAGGCCTCTTATGAGGTATGTATTCGGAGCTTTCCTGATCTTCGTTTATCTGACGGGGCTCGATCTAAAAGCCCAGATCCTTGATCATGTGCCATCTGATCAACGGGGGAACGATGAATACCGCCGTTTCTCAAATATGGACGGCAATCGAATCCGGGCTTCCATTTTTAATAATGGCCTGAGTGGGGCTCCAAACGAGGAGCCTCAATCAATTCCATTCGAGTATCCTAAAAATAGTGACAAGATCTATGTATCCATCGTAGCCATATGGTTGGGAGGGGAGGTTACCGATGAAGACGGGAATGTGATTCAGATTGTGGATGTACCCATGTGGCGAAGCAGTCCGCAGGGAGATTCCTGGACCATGGAACCGGTCCATCCCGGGTTTCTCAATCCATACTCAGAAGAGCTCGCCCGGAGTGATGACGAATTCACCTGGCCTCCTGGTTCTGAAGGGGGCTGGCGGGATAAATGGGATGATCCGGTAGACCCCGGCTGGGTCGGTTCCTGGAATGGTTTCTTCGGTAAAAATATCTTCAATGCGGACGTGGAGATGTTTTACCGGACCAGCGACGACACTTATCACCGCTATAATTGTATACCTGATGAAACCGATCCCGATCGTGGCGGTATAGGACTACTGATGGATGTGCGGGTTCTCACCTGGACTCAAATTCTCATCAACGATGTTGTCTTTTTCATCTACGATATTAAGAACGATGGGACCAAACGTATCCCAAAGGCCTCGTTTCTCATCTTCCTTGCCGATTGGGTTGGAGGTGATGGTCTGGATGATGAACCCTATGTAGATATTCTAACCGACGTTGCCTTTTTGACTGATAGTGATCGCATTGGCACCGAGCCCTTCGGCACGGATCCAGTCGGTGTAGCGGCGGTGAAGTATATAGAAACGCCCGGTAATCAAGTGGATGGCATAGATAATGACGGCGACGCTGACGCATTTAAGCATCAGGGCCTGCTCATGGCGATAGATGGTGATCCTGGTGTACGCGTGCCCCATTTCACTGCTGCCGATTTTGAACCACGAAGCCTGCTGCCAGGAAACAAAATCGTTCTTATCGAAGAAGAGACTTTTGATCGGTACGTCACATTGTATCCCGAAGGGGGTGGCACGGTCGTTTCACTTGGCCGCGAAATCCAGCTGCCTGCCGGTGGAATCACGCTCGAAGAGGATACGGTTGCCAATTCGTTGGATGAGGACCTGGACGGGCTGATCGATGAGCGGTTAACCCTGCACTTAGAGCGTTTCGATGAGATCAGCGGTGAGGTAAGACCGGTTCGCTATATCAACTATTTATCCTTTGAGCCTGATGACACGGTAAAGAGAGGCTTTGTGGTTACTGGAACCGCTGCCGAATTGTCCTACGATAATGTGGCCCCCATGATCGACGAATCCAGGGACGATGGCTTTGATAACGACCAGGACTGGCGAATCTTGCAGAACGACACCGGTATGGATGGTGTTGGGGATACCGGTGATCCCGGGGAAGGTGACGGGGTGCCCACCAGCGGGGCCGGCACGGAGTTTCCCGGTGAAGCTAATATCGACAAGACCGACGTCTCCGAGACGGATTTAATCGGTCTGACCAGTGCGGTTCAGATCCCGGTCGGTTCGATCACATTTAATTCGCCGGATAGCTATTTCTGGAATCGTTTTATGGTTCCGGGCAATTTCGATCTGCCGCGACCCGTCGGCGAATACGATACCTACGTATCCAGTGGATTTTTCCCGCTTGATCCCGGCCAGCGGCAGCGCATGGCCGTATCCGTAGCCATTGCCGATGGAGGGATTGATAAAAACGCCGACATCGAAAGCGCTATCAGGAAGCAAGCGCATGCCACCCAGGCATACGAGGTTGACTATCAGTTCGCCCAGGCCCCCCTCCAGCCGAAGTTGAAGGCCGTCCCCGGTGATGGCAAGGTGACCCTGTACTGGGATGATATGGCGGAATACTCCTTTGATCGTTACATAGAGAGTCTGGGCGGTCAAGCCAACGACTTTGAAGGTTATCGCATCTATCGTGCCACAGATTCGGCCCTCGAAGATGCCCTGGTCATAACCGATGCCTATGGCACGCGGACCTTGATGCGACCGATCGCGCAGTTCGATCTGAAAGACAACATCACCGGTCTGCATCCTATCGATATCAACGGGATCAAATTCGACCTGGGAAAAGATACCGGAATTGTCCATTCGCACGTCGACAGCCCGGTCGTGAATGGCCAGCGCTATTTCTATATCGTCACGGCCTATGATTTCGGGTATGAAGCGGCGGAGATCGCTCCCACCGAGAGTCCGGTCCAGATTGATGTCGATCAGCAGGGGAATATTAAGACCGGTCGGAATGTGGCCGTGGTTCGACCCACGGGCCCGGCCGCCGGTTACCTGCCGCCCGAGGTGGAGTGGTTCGAGCATGTCGCCGGCAGTGCGACCGGGAAGATCGGCATCAGCCGTGTCATTGATCCGGTGAGTATTAAGGATGGTCATATCTACGAAATCACCTTCAGAGATACCATTATATCCGGGTCGACCGGGGATACACTCACTACACGTGATTTCACCGTTACAGATATCACAGAGAATAGTGTCAAAATCAGAAACAGTGTTCTGTTTGAAGAGGGAGATGAAATCCCGGTCATTGATGGATTCCAGCTGCAACTGGAAACCGAAAAATTTGTCACCCTGAATACGGAAAGCTCCGGTTGGAACCATGAAGAAGTCTTTCCCTTCACCTTCGAGCCGGTCACGTTTGTCGGCATAAGCGGTGAGAAACGGCCGAACGATTACCAGATTATCATCGGGGAACCGGGACTGTATACTTCGTATGATACCAGTCTTGGTTTTGCCACTCTGCCTGCTGTTTCGGTCAACCTCAAGGTAGTAAACCTTTTAAGCGGCAACGAAGTCGCTTTCGCCTTTGGTGACGTTTATGGAGCGGATGGGCTGTTCAATATAGACACCGCAAGTGCCAAAAATACCGACATAATTTTCCTGTTAGAGGAGGATGGCCGAGGAGGACTCACATATACCTGGCAGATCAGTCTTCTGCTCAAGCTTGGCGGTCGTAATCCGCAACCGGGCGATACCCTCGATATCCTGCTGCGCAAACCATTCCTCTCCGCAGATGTCTACCAGTTTAAAATGACCGGTTCGGCCTTGTCGGAAGACCTGGCCCGCGAGCAGCTGGACCAAATCCGCGTGGTACCTAATCCTTACCTAGCCGCCGAGTCCTGGGAACCCAGTAATCCTTACAGCAGTGGCCGTGGTCCCAGGGAAATTCATTTCATCAATCTGCCTCATCGCTGCACCATTCGGATTTTTAATGTGGCTGGAACTCTTATTGATATCATCGAGCATGAGGCGGAGCTCGAGAATGGCACCGCTATCTGGGACGTGCTGAGTAAAGAGAATCTGTCGATTGCCTACGGTGTCTATATCTACCATGTGGATGCACCGGGTGTTGGTCAGAAAACCGGAACGTTTGCGATCATTAAATGAGCCGGGATGATGCCGGATTGGGAAGGAAGTATCATTGGTGATTAGGTTCAAGGTCTTCATCGTTGGTCTGGCATTGGTGCTGATTCCCTCGACTGACGGGAAGGCCCAGGCTGTGAAAAAATTGGGGACCTCGGCAGCAACCTTTTTGCGCATCCCTGTCGGTGCCCGGGGTACGGCCCTGGGAAGCGCGTACGTCTCCCTCGCCGATGACGCCACCACCTTGTTCTGGAATCCCAGTGGACTGTCCCGACTCAGTGGTACGGCGGTTACCCTCGACTATGCGCCGTGGTTGCCGGGGCTGGATTTCAATTACCTAGGCCTGGCGATTCCTCTGGGGAATCTGGGAGGGTTTGGCATAAGCGTGACCAATCTCACTAGTGAGAAGATGGATGTAACTACGCCGCAGTTCCAGATGGGAACGGGTGAGACCTTTACGGCGGCCAGTCTCGCTGTCGGGGTTACTTACGCTCGAAGTCTCACCGATCGCTTCTCAATCGGAGCCACGGTTAAATATATCCAGGAACGAATATATAATTCCTACGCGAATGGTATCGGATTCGATGTAGGTACACTTTTCAACACGCCCCTCAGGGGAATTCGGCTGGGTGTAAGCATTGCCAACTTCGGTAGTAAGATGCAGATGGATGGCGAGGATCTGAACGTGAGGGTGGATATCGCCCCGGATCAAAGAGGTAACAACCAGACTATCGTCGGTGGTCTCAGGACTGATAAGTTCGACCTTCCCATGATCATGCGGATTGGTCTGTCCGCAGAGCTGCTGGAGTCTGACCAAATGCGGGTCACCTGGTTGATGGACGGTATCAATCCCAACGACAATGCCGCCGGTGTCAATATCGGTTTGGAATGTGCCTTATGGCGTGAGACCTTGGTCCTGAGAGGCGGCTATAATGATTTATTTCTGGAAGACAATGTACGCGGGTTGACCCTCGGAGCGGGACTTTCTATACCGTGGGCACGAGACCGAGGTATGTCGATAGACTATGCGTTTCAGGACTTTCAATACCTTGGAGGCGTCAATCGCTTCACTTTGAGTGTGGGATTTTAGTTCCTGGCGCTCTTCATCAGTCAGAGATGGAGAGCGCATAATCGAATAATAAAACCTGGCGGGCAATTAATAAATCCGCCGGAAGGGGGTGAACATGAACAGAAGCGTTATCAGCGGCCTATGCAGCAGAGTGATACTTCTTGGTATCCTCAGCGGAATTGCCACGCCGTTGATGGGGCAGGCAATTAACGTCACGATACAGTTTAATTCGGCAACCGTGCTGGACACACTTGGTGACCATCACTTTGTCCAAATCCGTGGTGAGCTCAACGGTGCGGAAGGGACGCTTCCGGATGGGAACAGCATTACCTGGAATTCAACTTCCGATTTGATCCTCGATAATATCGGCGGGGATTACTGGGAGAAAACCTTCCAGATGAATCCCGACGATACACTCGCGTACAAGTTCTGGACCGGATTCGATGCAACTACCGGCACGTCCGTTGTCTGGGACGGTTGGGAAGGTCCTCTCGTAAATCCGGACGGGTTGGGGGGCGACAACCGGATTCTGATAACGGGAGCGAGCGATACGATTCTTGTGGTTCAATATTATAATTCCTCAACGAGTTCGGTTGACCAGTACTGGCGGCCATACGAACCGAAACCGGATACCGTAGCCGTCTACTTCCGGGTGAACATGGCCGGTGCCGAAGAAAGAGGGGATTTCGACCCGGCTACCAATGGGCCGGTTATCGCCAAAGGTGGCTCACCATTGGGAGAACCGGACCCGTGGACGCAAATTGCCACCCTTATCAGGGAAGCGACCAGCGGCGTTGGTGGTTCGTTCTGGTCGGGTGCAGGCTACGTTGCCGTGGCGGATTTAAGTGCGGACGATCAGCAAGGGTTTAAATTCGTTTATGACGATGGCAGCGGTGGCGAAGTCTGGGAAACGACTGGTGATCGCACCTTCACCTTCTCGGCTGATCTCATTGCCGACGCAAGGGACACGACGATTCACTGGGCATATTTCAACGATCAGGGACCAACCGGCCTGACAGCGGTCAAGGCGACCGTAACCTGGCGAGTTGATCCTGGCGCCCTGGAGACTCTGGGCTTTTTCGATCGCTCGGTCGGCGACGCCATCTGGCTGGCCGGCCCGAAAGGATGGACCATTCCCAGTCAAGCCCTGCCCTTAACATACCAGCCAATACTTGGTCACTGGATTGCACAGGACCTTTTCGAGAAAATCCCCGGCGATGAGTTCCCTTACAAGTACGTAATTCGGTTTGACTCCAGCCGTGTGGATGAGACCAGTCCAAATTACATTCCGGGCCTCGATTTGACGGAATACTGGGAGGAACCGAGTGTTACCGGCGGAGCGAACCGGATGTATACCTACACGGATGCATCATCACAAGTTGTTGCAGGTGATTTCGGCAGAGATTACCAGTTCTTCAATAGTATTCCACCGGAAGGAGTATTGACCGATCCCATTACGGTTACCTTCAACATCGACATGGCCAATGCCGCGGATGCAGAGGTGAACACGGCTAATCCACTGTTCCGTCCGGGAGTGGACACAGCTTACGTTTTGTTTGAGGGATCGCTCATGGCGCTTTCCCAGGGCATGTCTCTATGGGGTGACGAACTCACCCGGGGCGTGATGTTGAGTGACGATGACGCGGACGGTGTTTATTCGGGCAGCCTGGAATTATCCGCTCCCACGGTTTACCAGGCTGGATTCATTGTCGGATACACCCAGGATGGTGGCTGGATAACCAACGGTGGTGGTTTGTTATATGGAAGGCGCTATTTCCAATTTATCTGGCCCGAATCACACGTACCTGATGGGGAGACGATCTGGCCTTCAGCCTATGACTTTCCGGTACTCGATTGGGTTCCAGGGAATCTGGCCGTCGAAACACCACCTGATTTTACTCAACCGCTGTCGGTTAATGAGCACGCGATCGGAGTCCCCGGGCAGTGGCGGCTGCAACCGAACTATCCCAATCCCTTCAATCCGACTACGATTATCGGATTCGAGGTAGCCACGACTGCGAAGGTAAACATTGCTGTCTATAATATCTTGGGGCAACGGGTTATGACATTAATTGATCGCGTCGTTGCACCGGGACACTATTCGGTGTTCTGGAACGGTATGGACGAATCAGGCAGCACGGTGGCTTCAGGAGTGTATTTCGTAAGAATGCATTCGGAGGAATTCAGTCAGGTGCATAAGATGACCCTGTTACGTTAAATGGGGAAGGAGGAATTTCAGGAGCGGACTGAAGATCCAATACTTGGATTACTCGGCAATCAGCTGAGAGGGGTGTGGCCTTCCTCTGGCCACACCCCTCTATTTCACTAATATCCGATTGTGGAAATGCAGCGTCATAGTCGTTCATATTCTTCCCGGTTGGCAGTAGCGGTCTTCATACTGGGGTGGCTGCCCGGGATCGTACATGGTGTAGATTCGCTCAACTTCATAGTTGGGGCTGATGTTTCGTACTTGAAACAGATCGAGGATTATGAGGGGACGTACACCGATGACGGCCTAGCCCAGGATGCCCTGGAGATATTTCGGCTCCACGGCTTTAACTATATCAGGCTGAAAATCTGGCATACGCCGGCTGAGCCCTACAATAACCTTGAAAAGGTCCGGATCATAGCCGGCCGGGCTAAAGAGCTGGGCTTCAAATTCCTCCTGAATTTCCATTACTCTGATTTCTGGGCCGATCCCGGCAAGCAGTATAAGCCTAAAGCCTGGAAAGATCTCCCTTCTTTTGAAATGCTTGAGGACAGCCTCTATCAATACACTAATCACACGATCATGGCATTAAAAAGCGCGGATGTGCTCCCGGATATGGTTCAGCTGGGTAACGAGATCAACTGTGGAATGCTGTGGCCGGAGGGACATGTCTGTGGCAGTGACAACACCTCTCTCCAGTGGTACCAGCTGGCCAGTCTGATCAATGCCGGTATCCGCGCCGTTCGGGACAGCCTTGGTCCCGATAACACCGTGAAAATCATGATCCATCACGCCAGTGGGGGTGATAACGGCGCCGTACGCTGGTTTTTCGATAACCTGTTTAGGCAGGGTGTGGACAGTGTCGACATAGACATTATTGGTTTATCGTTCTATCCCAAATGGCACGGGACCCTCGATGATCTGCGGGCCAACCTCTACGACCTGGCCAACCGCTACTACCAGGATTTAATCGTCGTGGAGACCGGATACCCTTGGACGCTGGCCAGTAAAGACGTCATCGGTAATATCTACGGCAGTCTGCAGGATCTGCATTCGGGCTATCCGGCAACCGTGGCGGGCCAGAGGGCTTTTCTGCTCGATTTAGGACAAATCGTACGGAATGTGCCCAACGGCCAAGGAAAGGGAATATTCTACTGGGAACCGGAGTGGATTTCCGTTCCAGAATTGGGTTCCGCCTGGGAAAATGTCACCTTGTTCGATTTCGATGGGGAGACCCTTGAATCTATCGATGCCCTCGCCTTGGATCCTTCCCAGATCCCTCGCATGAATGTGACGATTCGTCTGAACACCGCAGCCAATTATGACACGCTGTACCCGCATCATGTGGCCCAGATACGGGGGGAGATCACCGGATGCGGCGGGGGCTATCTATCCGACGGACGCAGGGTCTCCTGGGGGGCAGACTCCGATTTGCTGCTTCAGAATACCGGAGGCGATTACTGGACCATCACGCTGCCGATGTGCTCCGGAGATGAGCTGTCCTTCAAGTTCTGGTCCGGTTTGAATCGGCAGACGGGTACCTTTTTGCGCCTGGGATGGGAGGGGCCGGTCACACCGTACGATGATCCGGCAGGGAATACCAGGATAGTGGTAGTCGGGGAGTCCGATACGACGCTGCCGATTCAGTTTTATAACAGCACAGGAGAGAGCGTTACTCAGTACTGGCGTCCATACCCGGTATACGATGACTCCGTGGCGATTTTCTATCGGGTGAACCTTGGTCGGCTGATGGATTCGGGCCTATTCGAGCCGGATGTACATGGACCGGTAGGAGTTAGGGGCGATCCACCACTGTCCTGGGACGAAACCCGACTGCTGTTGACCCGGGAAGTGAACAGCGTTAACGGTGGTTCTTTCTGGTCAGGAGTGTTTTATATACCCCACGACGCCCTTGGGGATGGATTCCAGCAGGAATATAAGTTTCACATTGAAAATGCCGATTCGGATGGATTGGAAGAGGGGGCGAACAGGGTGCTCTCTATCAGGCCGGACTTTGAGGCAACGGATACCACTTTACACTGGGTCTATTTTACACAGAAACAGCCAGTTGCTATTCAGGACGATGCCAGATTGGCTCCAGTTGAATATTCTTTAATGCCTGTTTACCCCAATCCCTTTAATACTTCCACGGTAGTCACCTACCAAATTCCGGACAGGTCCTACCTGGCTATATCGGTCTACGACTTGCAGGGGCGACTGGTCCGCCAACTTGATAGCGGCATAAAAGAGCCCGGCACACACACATTAAGTTGGAATGGTGAAGATAGTAACGGTGTAGGTGTTGCATCTGGTGTTTACTATCTGGTCTTAAAGACCGGGGGAAGCAGCTTCACCAGGAAAATGGTGTTATTGCGATAATTATCGGTTGAGTTAACAACCAGTCCTTGTATCCGTTAAAAGGAGGGTCACTATGTACCGTATATTCTCCGTCATCATTATTATTAGTGTCCTCGCGGCCGGGACGAGTTGCGATCGTAAAACCACTGCAGGCAGCAACGATTCCCTCATCGGTGGCGACGTGTCTTTTCTAGCCGAAATTGAGCATTATGGGGGACAGTTTTACGATGGCGAGGAGGCACGAGATGCCATCTCGATTTTAAAAAGTCATGGCTTTAATGCTATTCGGCTTAAGCTGTGGCATACCCCAGCTGGGGATTTTAACACCCTTGAAAAGGTGGCTGAGATGGCCAGGCGGATCAAGGCTCAAGACATGCACTTCCTGCTCAATTTTCACTATTCCGATTTCTGGGCCGATCCGGGCAAGCAGTATAAACCCAAAGTCTGGGAAGGGTTGCCCTTTACGGTACTGAAGGATAGCCTTTACCTTTACACCAAGAGCGTGATAACCACTTTGAGGAATCAGAACACTCTTCCTGAAATGGTGCAGCTAGGGAATGAGATCCGTCCGGGCATGCTATGGCCTGATGGGCGGGTTGGCGGAGAGTATGATACGAAGGAGCAGTGGAATCAGCTGGCCCAGCTGCTGAAGGCGGCACGGAAAGGTGTGCTGGATTGTTTAAGGGAAGGTGAAGAAATCAAAATCATGATCCACATAGATAACGGCGGCAGCAATCGGATATGCAGATGGTTTTTCGACAACGTTCGCGAGCAGGGGGTGGAGTTTGATGTAATCGGATTGTCGTTTTATCCTAAGTGGCATGGGACATTCGACTCCCTGAAGGCCAACCTGGCCGACCTGGCAAATCGTTATGCCAGAGATATCATTATTGTTGAGACGGCCTATCCCTGGACGCTTCAGTGGGCGGAACGCGACGGCTTTGATAAGGGACATAATATCTTCGGCACGGATGCTGATCTGCATCCCGGCTATCCACCGACTCTGGATGGGCAGAAAGCCTTTTTCAGAGAACTCCGTGCTATTGTTCAGGGTGTCCCTGGCAATCATGGGAAAGGTATCTATTATTGGGAGCCGGAGTGGATTTCAGTTGAGGGTCTGGGTTCGCATTGGGAGAACGCGGCACTGTTTGACTTCGATGGGAAAGTACTGCCTTCCATTGATGCTTTTACAGGGATTGAGTAGTGGTATATAAAGTTCTCGCTTAGAGATCATCCAGGAGCATGGGCAATGGCCACTGACAGATATCACAACCGGCGTATGGCGTTGCGATTTGGAATTGCAGCTTTCGGGCTGGTAGTCCTAACTGGCTGCCTGCCCCCCTGGCAAAAGAAGATCGATTGGA carries:
- a CDS encoding PorV/PorQ family protein; translation: MIRFKVFIVGLALVLIPSTDGKAQAVKKLGTSAATFLRIPVGARGTALGSAYVSLADDATTLFWNPSGLSRLSGTAVTLDYAPWLPGLDFNYLGLAIPLGNLGGFGISVTNLTSEKMDVTTPQFQMGTGETFTAASLAVGVTYARSLTDRFSIGATVKYIQERIYNSYANGIGFDVGTLFNTPLRGIRLGVSIANFGSKMQMDGEDLNVRVDIAPDQRGNNQTIVGGLRTDKFDLPMIMRIGLSAELLESDQMRVTWLMDGINPNDNAAGVNIGLECALWRETLVLRGGYNDLFLEDNVRGLTLGAGLSIPWARDRGMSIDYAFQDFQYLGGVNRFTLSVGF
- a CDS encoding T9SS type A sorting domain-containing protein, translating into MNRSVISGLCSRVILLGILSGIATPLMGQAINVTIQFNSATVLDTLGDHHFVQIRGELNGAEGTLPDGNSITWNSTSDLILDNIGGDYWEKTFQMNPDDTLAYKFWTGFDATTGTSVVWDGWEGPLVNPDGLGGDNRILITGASDTILVVQYYNSSTSSVDQYWRPYEPKPDTVAVYFRVNMAGAEERGDFDPATNGPVIAKGGSPLGEPDPWTQIATLIREATSGVGGSFWSGAGYVAVADLSADDQQGFKFVYDDGSGGEVWETTGDRTFTFSADLIADARDTTIHWAYFNDQGPTGLTAVKATVTWRVDPGALETLGFFDRSVGDAIWLAGPKGWTIPSQALPLTYQPILGHWIAQDLFEKIPGDEFPYKYVIRFDSSRVDETSPNYIPGLDLTEYWEEPSVTGGANRMYTYTDASSQVVAGDFGRDYQFFNSIPPEGVLTDPITVTFNIDMANAADAEVNTANPLFRPGVDTAYVLFEGSLMALSQGMSLWGDELTRGVMLSDDDADGVYSGSLELSAPTVYQAGFIVGYTQDGGWITNGGGLLYGRRYFQFIWPESHVPDGETIWPSAYDFPVLDWVPGNLAVETPPDFTQPLSVNEHAIGVPGQWRLQPNYPNPFNPTTIIGFEVATTAKVNIAVYNILGQRVMTLIDRVVAPGHYSVFWNGMDESGSTVASGVYFVRMHSEEFSQVHKMTLLR
- a CDS encoding glycosyl hydrolase 53 family protein, encoding MQRHSRSYSSRLAVAVFILGWLPGIVHGVDSLNFIVGADVSYLKQIEDYEGTYTDDGLAQDALEIFRLHGFNYIRLKIWHTPAEPYNNLEKVRIIAGRAKELGFKFLLNFHYSDFWADPGKQYKPKAWKDLPSFEMLEDSLYQYTNHTIMALKSADVLPDMVQLGNEINCGMLWPEGHVCGSDNTSLQWYQLASLINAGIRAVRDSLGPDNTVKIMIHHASGGDNGAVRWFFDNLFRQGVDSVDIDIIGLSFYPKWHGTLDDLRANLYDLANRYYQDLIVVETGYPWTLASKDVIGNIYGSLQDLHSGYPATVAGQRAFLLDLGQIVRNVPNGQGKGIFYWEPEWISVPELGSAWENVTLFDFDGETLESIDALALDPSQIPRMNVTIRLNTAANYDTLYPHHVAQIRGEITGCGGGYLSDGRRVSWGADSDLLLQNTGGDYWTITLPMCSGDELSFKFWSGLNRQTGTFLRLGWEGPVTPYDDPAGNTRIVVVGESDTTLPIQFYNSTGESVTQYWRPYPVYDDSVAIFYRVNLGRLMDSGLFEPDVHGPVGVRGDPPLSWDETRLLLTREVNSVNGGSFWSGVFYIPHDALGDGFQQEYKFHIENADSDGLEEGANRVLSIRPDFEATDTTLHWVYFTQKQPVAIQDDARLAPVEYSLMPVYPNPFNTSTVVTYQIPDRSYLAISVYDLQGRLVRQLDSGIKEPGTHTLSWNGEDSNGVGVASGVYYLVLKTGGSSFTRKMVLLR
- a CDS encoding arabinogalactan endo-beta-1,4-galactanase, with the protein product MYRIFSVIIIISVLAAGTSCDRKTTAGSNDSLIGGDVSFLAEIEHYGGQFYDGEEARDAISILKSHGFNAIRLKLWHTPAGDFNTLEKVAEMARRIKAQDMHFLLNFHYSDFWADPGKQYKPKVWEGLPFTVLKDSLYLYTKSVITTLRNQNTLPEMVQLGNEIRPGMLWPDGRVGGEYDTKEQWNQLAQLLKAARKGVLDCLREGEEIKIMIHIDNGGSNRICRWFFDNVREQGVEFDVIGLSFYPKWHGTFDSLKANLADLANRYARDIIIVETAYPWTLQWAERDGFDKGHNIFGTDADLHPGYPPTLDGQKAFFRELRAIVQGVPGNHGKGIYYWEPEWISVEGLGSHWENAALFDFDGKVLPSIDAFTGIE